In Bacteroidota bacterium, a single window of DNA contains:
- the rlmD gene encoding 23S rRNA (uracil(1939)-C(5))-methyltransferase RlmD, with protein sequence MKKKKFDIIPSILIERAGGEGKSIAHIDGKVAFVKYAAAGDIADLRLTRVKGKYIEAEIQLLITESPVRQQAICEHFGTCGGCQWQHVKYADQLQIKNQWALDCLHRIGKIDIEEICPPMPAPATEGYRNKVEFTFSDKCWEAHFDKENPKGLKGLGFHIPGRWDKVLDIHQCHLAPELLNQIQNRLKEIAMTLQFEFWNTREQTGWLRNLLLRTSSQGDLMVILAVKEHKPEQIQLLFDTLSEEFPQVNSWMYAVNDKRNDSWTGLEPIVYKGKGFMEEQMEDLRFKIRPFSFFQTNYNQALNLYKLAREWAQIADNDIVYDLYTGTGTIALFVAKLAKKVIGLEYVESSIADAKDNANINGLNNTYFQAGDMKDLLNADFFATHGQPDIIITDPPRDGMHPDVIQAILNALPARIVYVSCNPATQARDLALLSEKYTIKKSQAVDMFPHTSHIENVVLLTPKSTVR encoded by the coding sequence GTGAAAAAAAAGAAATTTGACATTATTCCGTCCATTTTGATAGAACGTGCCGGAGGCGAAGGTAAATCAATAGCACATATAGACGGCAAAGTGGCTTTTGTGAAATATGCTGCCGCAGGCGACATTGCCGACCTGAGACTTACCCGCGTAAAAGGCAAATACATAGAAGCCGAAATCCAGCTCCTCATCACCGAAAGCCCTGTTCGCCAGCAAGCTATTTGCGAACATTTCGGAACTTGCGGTGGCTGTCAATGGCAACATGTGAAATATGCAGACCAACTGCAAATCAAAAATCAATGGGCTTTGGATTGTCTCCACAGAATAGGCAAAATAGACATCGAAGAAATCTGTCCGCCAATGCCTGCACCCGCCACAGAGGGGTATAGAAACAAGGTCGAGTTTACCTTTTCAGACAAATGTTGGGAAGCACATTTTGACAAAGAGAACCCCAAAGGCTTAAAAGGACTTGGATTTCACATCCCCGGCAGGTGGGACAAGGTGTTGGATATTCACCAATGTCATTTGGCTCCCGAACTCTTGAACCAAATCCAAAACAGACTCAAAGAAATAGCTATGACCCTCCAATTTGAGTTTTGGAATACACGCGAACAGACCGGCTGGCTGCGCAATCTGCTTTTGCGAACCTCCTCACAAGGCGATTTGATGGTGATTTTAGCCGTCAAAGAACACAAACCCGAACAGATTCAACTACTTTTTGATACCCTATCCGAGGAGTTTCCACAAGTAAATTCATGGATGTATGCTGTCAATGACAAAAGGAATGACAGTTGGACAGGCTTAGAACCCATTGTTTACAAAGGCAAAGGCTTCATGGAAGAACAAATGGAAGACCTGCGATTCAAGATACGTCCTTTTTCATTCTTTCAAACTAATTATAACCAAGCACTGAACCTGTATAAACTTGCACGTGAGTGGGCACAGATTGCAGACAATGACATTGTGTATGACCTTTATACCGGCACAGGTACGATTGCATTATTTGTAGCCAAACTTGCCAAAAAAGTAATAGGTTTGGAATATGTTGAAAGCTCGATAGCAGATGCCAAAGACAATGCGAATATCAACGGACTCAACAACACATACTTCCAAGCCGGAGATATGAAAGACCTGCTCAACGCAGATTTCTTTGCAACACACGGACAACCGGATATTATCATCACAGACCCTCCCAGAGACGGCATGCACCCTGATGTTATTCAAGCCATTCTGAATGCACTACCCGCAAGAATTGTGTATGTGAGTTGCAATCCGGCAACCCAAGCACGCGATTTGGCTTTGTTGTCAGAGAAATATACAATCAAAAAATCCCAAGCAGTAGATATGTTCCCACACACGTCACACATAGAAAATGTGGTGTTATTGACACCCAAATCTACTGTGAGATAA
- the ahcY gene encoding adenosylhomocysteinase — MTTTSTYTPYKVKDISLAEWGRKEINLAEAEMPGLMSIRKEFGAQKPLKGARIAGCLHMTIQTAVLIETLVELGAEVTWSSCNIFSTQDHAAAAIAAKGIPVYAWKGMNEEEFDWCIEQTLFFGEERKPLNMILDDGGDLTNMVFDKYPQLAKEIKGLSEETTTGVMRLHQREQKGTLLVPAINVNDSVTKSKFDNKYGCKESLVDSIRRATDLMLAGKVAVVAGYGDVGKGSAQSLNGAGCRVLVTEIDPICALQAAMDGYEVVTMDEAVTRANIFVTATGNMKIIVDKHFKNMKDKAVVCNIGHFDNEIDMAWLNKNYGHTKINVKPQVDIYNVDGKDIIILAEGRLVNLGCAMGHPSFVMSNSFSNQTLAQIELWNHADRYENRVYTLPKHLDEKVASLHLAHVGAKLEKLTPEQAEYIGVSQNGPFKSNEYRY; from the coding sequence ATGACAACAACAAGCACATACACACCCTACAAAGTGAAAGACATTTCACTGGCAGAATGGGGCAGAAAAGAAATCAACCTTGCCGAAGCCGAAATGCCAGGCTTAATGTCAATCCGCAAAGAATTCGGAGCACAAAAGCCCCTCAAAGGAGCGCGTATTGCAGGCTGTCTGCACATGACCATTCAAACTGCGGTATTGATTGAAACCCTTGTAGAACTTGGCGCAGAGGTTACATGGTCTTCCTGCAATATTTTTTCAACCCAAGACCATGCAGCAGCAGCCATTGCCGCCAAAGGCATACCCGTATATGCATGGAAAGGAATGAACGAAGAAGAGTTTGACTGGTGCATTGAACAAACCTTGTTCTTTGGCGAAGAGCGCAAACCCCTAAACATGATTTTAGATGATGGAGGCGACTTAACCAATATGGTTTTTGACAAATACCCTCAATTAGCAAAGGAAATCAAAGGATTGAGCGAAGAAACCACAACCGGAGTGATGCGTCTTCACCAAAGAGAACAAAAAGGCACCTTGCTTGTGCCCGCTATCAACGTGAATGACTCTGTAACCAAATCAAAATTTGACAACAAATACGGTTGCAAAGAATCATTGGTGGACTCTATCAGACGCGCCACCGACCTGATGCTTGCCGGCAAAGTAGCAGTTGTTGCAGGATATGGAGATGTGGGCAAAGGCAGTGCACAATCTTTGAATGGAGCAGGATGCAGAGTGTTAGTTACTGAAATAGACCCTATTTGTGCATTACAAGCCGCCATGGATGGATATGAAGTAGTAACTATGGACGAAGCGGTTACACGAGCCAATATTTTTGTTACCGCCACCGGAAACATGAAAATCATTGTGGACAAGCATTTCAAGAATATGAAAGATAAGGCTGTGGTGTGCAACATAGGTCATTTTGACAATGAGATTGATATGGCGTGGCTGAACAAAAATTACGGTCATACTAAAATCAATGTGAAGCCACAAGTTGATATCTATAACGTGGACGGCAAAGATATTATCATCTTAGCCGAAGGGCGACTGGTCAATTTGGGTTGTGCCATGGGACATCCATCGTTTGTGATGAGTAATTCGTTCAGCAACCAAACACTGGCACAGATTGAACTTTGGAATCATGCGGACAGATACGAAAACAGGGTTTATACACTCCCAAAACATTTAGACGAAAAAGTAGCATCCTTGCACCTTGCACACGTAGGTGCTAAGTTGGAAAAACTCACTCCTGAGCAAGCCGAATACATTGGAGTTTCGCAAAACGGACCTTTCAAATCCAATGAATACAGATATTAA
- a CDS encoding TatD family hydrolase — protein MVKLIDTHSHLFVTEFDADRGDMIARAQAAGIEKIFLPNIDLDSIAPMNALAAQYPGLMYAMLALHPCDVKDNYAEVLDKIENELFANRNQYYGIGETGIDLYWDKSTFDIQVKSFERHVKWSQQTNLPIIIHARESINELIAILNKPHNKGISGVFHCFTGTIEQAKQILDLGLYLGIGGVLTYKKAGLDEVLKQLDLDRIVLETDSPYLAPVPMRGKRNESAFILHVAEKLAEVKGMTLEEIADITHRNAKQLFRV, from the coding sequence ATGGTAAAACTCATTGACACGCACTCCCACCTGTTTGTAACAGAATTTGATGCTGACCGTGGCGATATGATTGCAAGGGCGCAGGCAGCAGGCATTGAGAAAATTTTTCTGCCCAACATCGACCTTGATAGCATTGCGCCAATGAATGCTTTGGCTGCACAATATCCGGGACTTATGTATGCAATGCTCGCACTACATCCATGTGATGTGAAAGACAATTATGCAGAAGTGCTTGACAAAATTGAAAATGAACTTTTTGCAAACCGCAACCAATACTATGGCATTGGCGAAACAGGTATTGATTTGTATTGGGACAAAAGCACTTTTGACATTCAAGTGAAGTCTTTTGAAAGGCATGTAAAATGGAGCCAACAAACGAATTTGCCTATAATTATCCATGCCAGAGAATCTATAAACGAACTCATTGCCATTTTGAATAAGCCTCACAACAAAGGAATTTCAGGTGTTTTCCATTGTTTTACAGGCACTATCGAACAAGCAAAACAAATTCTTGATTTAGGACTGTATTTAGGGATTGGAGGTGTGTTGACATACAAAAAAGCCGGATTGGATGAAGTTCTTAAGCAGCTTGATTTAGACCGTATTGTATTAGAAACAGATTCACCCTATTTGGCACCCGTTCCTATGCGTGGCAAACGAAACGAAAGTGCCTTTATTTTACATGTTGCAGAGAAGTTGGCTGAGGTTAAGGGTATGACTCTCGAGGAGATTGCAGATATTACTCATAGAAATGCAAAGCAATTATTTAGAGTTTAA
- a CDS encoding enoyl-CoA hydratase/isomerase family protein, giving the protein MPDLIKIEYANRIARVIMNRPDKHNALNDVMVSELKSAFAQVENNQSCKVVILEGAGESFCAGADLEYLQKLQNNTYDENLADSTHLMQLFQTIYTFPKPVIAKIKGAAIAGGCGLATVCDFSFAEPQSTFAYTEVKIGFVPAIVMVFLSKKIGEGKAKDMLLSGRMIKAEEAMNMGLINQVVALDKIDDFVLDFAHKLASRNSADSMKLIKEMFYKMPSEYANALEYAAQTNAKARATEDCKKGIAAFLNKEKLEW; this is encoded by the coding sequence ATGCCAGATTTGATAAAAATTGAATATGCCAACCGAATAGCACGGGTGATTATGAATCGTCCTGATAAGCACAATGCCCTCAATGATGTGATGGTGAGTGAGTTGAAATCTGCTTTTGCACAAGTAGAAAATAATCAGTCATGCAAAGTAGTGATTTTGGAAGGTGCCGGTGAATCCTTTTGTGCCGGAGCCGATTTGGAATACTTACAAAAATTGCAAAACAACACCTATGACGAAAATCTCGCAGACTCAACCCACCTGATGCAATTATTTCAAACCATCTATACTTTTCCCAAGCCGGTAATAGCCAAAATAAAAGGGGCGGCCATAGCTGGAGGGTGCGGATTGGCTACTGTGTGTGATTTTAGCTTTGCAGAACCTCAAAGCACTTTTGCATATACAGAAGTTAAAATTGGTTTTGTTCCCGCCATTGTGATGGTTTTTTTGAGCAAAAAGATTGGCGAAGGGAAAGCCAAAGATATGCTCCTCTCCGGAAGAATGATTAAAGCCGAAGAAGCCATGAACATGGGATTAATTAATCAAGTTGTTGCCCTTGACAAAATAGATGATTTTGTGTTAGATTTTGCACATAAACTTGCTTCGCGCAACTCCGCAGATTCTATGAAGCTCATCAAAGAAATGTTTTATAAAATGCCGTCAGAATATGCCAATGCACTTGAATATGCAGCACAAACTAATGCCAAGGCTCGCGCCACTGAGGATTGTAAAAAAGGTATTGCTGCCTTTTTGAATAAAGAAAAGTTGGAATGGTAA
- a CDS encoding GNAT family N-acetyltransferase, with protein MTISIRRAGVNELDLLESIEKSAFSAFQQSNRRQLQWSLKSPSQEVWIAEITQNGIVNSVGSIILHFHKNSIRLYSIGILLQYQGMGIGEKLLDHIVNIATSKHVQYISLELDAENEELFQWYKRHGYEFVRQIPDYYSQGRHAFKMVRNLTNHLPNNKLTNVIVVDNPKKWNLNIEDVEIMSTADYINNIDDVADKKARIFNLSNSYRYQSLGYYVSLLAAARDQRVIPTVTTIRDFKDLHLIRSVADDLDELIQKELAKCKSHIHTFNVYFGQTQDECYKLLSKKLYQMFEILMFQVQFTFANDKWQIKKLKPLTLKEIEPTDFEIVQTYAKEYFKIKRFSIAKLKNYTYCLAILINPDEAHPPSDRLALKRLKNAADECDVYAEFITRDDYNRLSEFDALFIRETTDVNNHTYLFSRKAYAEGLVVMDDPWSILRCSNKIFLYERLLHNHIATPKTIVLNKHSNLDKELIGIEYPMILKSPDGSFSIGVSKVKNRQELENNLKNLFVKSELILVQEYLPTEFDWRIGVLDNQPLYACKYFMAKNHWQILNWNSKSKDREGAYATMPISEVPAKVLNSALKAAAQMGDSLYGVDLKVVGDKVYVIEVNDNPNIDGGVEDKILGDELYERIVKSFVTRIEMSRNIDRFVSVHPKP; from the coding sequence ATGACTATTTCGATTAGAAGGGCAGGAGTGAACGAACTCGACCTTCTGGAATCAATTGAAAAATCAGCATTCTCTGCTTTTCAGCAAAGCAATAGAAGGCAATTGCAATGGAGTCTGAAAAGCCCCTCTCAAGAAGTTTGGATTGCGGAAATAACTCAAAACGGAATTGTCAATTCTGTAGGTAGCATTATCCTTCATTTTCATAAGAATAGTATCAGGTTGTATTCTATTGGTATTCTGCTCCAATACCAAGGAATGGGGATAGGCGAGAAATTGTTAGACCATATTGTGAATATAGCCACATCCAAGCATGTGCAATATATTTCTCTTGAATTAGATGCCGAAAATGAGGAATTATTTCAATGGTATAAACGTCATGGTTATGAATTTGTGCGACAGATTCCTGATTACTACTCACAAGGAAGGCATGCATTCAAAATGGTGCGCAATCTCACCAATCACTTGCCCAATAACAAATTGACCAATGTAATTGTGGTGGACAACCCCAAGAAATGGAACTTGAATATTGAAGATGTTGAAATCATGTCCACTGCTGATTATATTAATAATATTGACGATGTGGCGGACAAAAAAGCCCGTATTTTCAACCTTTCCAATTCCTATCGATACCAAAGTTTGGGATATTATGTGTCTTTACTCGCAGCTGCTCGGGATCAGCGCGTTATTCCAACCGTTACAACCATACGTGATTTTAAGGATTTGCATTTGATTCGTTCAGTTGCAGATGATTTGGACGAGTTGATTCAGAAAGAACTTGCCAAATGCAAATCTCATATTCATACTTTTAATGTCTATTTTGGACAAACTCAGGATGAATGCTATAAACTTTTGTCGAAAAAACTCTATCAGATGTTTGAAATTCTCATGTTTCAAGTTCAGTTCACTTTTGCCAATGATAAATGGCAGATTAAAAAACTCAAACCTCTTACTCTCAAAGAGATAGAGCCAACTGATTTCGAAATTGTGCAGACTTATGCCAAAGAATATTTCAAAATCAAAAGATTTTCTATTGCTAAGCTCAAGAATTATACATACTGTCTTGCCATACTCATCAACCCGGATGAAGCTCATCCGCCATCTGACAGACTTGCACTGAAAAGACTCAAGAATGCCGCAGATGAATGTGATGTGTATGCTGAGTTTATTACAAGAGATGACTATAACCGCCTGAGCGAATTTGATGCATTATTCATAAGAGAAACAACCGATGTAAATAACCACACCTATCTTTTTTCGCGCAAAGCTTATGCAGAGGGATTGGTTGTAATGGACGACCCTTGGTCTATTCTGCGTTGTTCAAACAAGATATTTCTTTATGAAAGGTTGTTGCACAATCACATCGCTACACCCAAAACCATTGTACTCAACAAACATAGCAATCTTGACAAGGAACTAATCGGAATAGAATACCCAATGATACTCAAAAGCCCTGACGGGTCTTTTTCTATAGGAGTTTCCAAGGTCAAGAACCGTCAGGAATTAGAGAATAATCTAAAAAATCTTTTTGTCAAATCGGAATTGATATTAGTACAAGAGTATTTGCCCACCGAGTTTGATTGGAGAATAGGCGTGCTTGATAATCAGCCGCTTTATGCATGCAAATATTTTATGGCAAAAAATCATTGGCAAATTCTCAACTGGAATTCCAAATCAAAAGACAGAGAAGGAGCTTATGCAACAATGCCCATCTCAGAAGTTCCTGCAAAGGTGCTCAATAGTGCGCTCAAAGCGGCTGCACAGATGGGAGATAGTTTGTACGGAGTGGATTTAAAAGTAGTGGGTGATAAGGTGTATGTAATAGAAGTGAATGATAATCCCAATATTGACGGTGGAGTTGAAGATAAAATTCTGGGGGATGAACTCTATGAACGCATTGTAAAATCTTTTGTTACAAGAATTGAAATGTCCAGAAATATTGATCGCTTTGTGAGTGTTCATCCCAAACCCTAA
- a CDS encoding aminopeptidase P N-terminal domain-containing protein — MKYTQLDSSIFVENRKRFTEKLKPGSIAIITSNYEYSWNGDATHKFKQNSDLFWLTGIDQEDSFLVLFPDCPITEYKEALFLVETNASIATWNGHKYTQEEAFETSGIKNVFWNDNFPEKLRAVINMAEYVYLSINENDRYTFNSPYKPLDFAYSLKRMFPLHKYERAAPILQRLRSLKSEKELAIMRQAVAIHKKALLRVLKFVKPGVGEWEIEAELIHEFIRNRGNGHSFSPIVASGPSACVLHYVENNKVCEDGHLLLLDTGCDYANYASDMTRCMPINGRFSPRQKQVYNAVLTVMRQARELLKPGTMLMEYHKEVGVLMEKQLVDLGLLTMNDIHNQDLNNPAYKKYFMHGTSHFLGIDVHDVGMRYEPMQAGMTFSCEPGIYIKEEGIGVRIENEILIGKEKFTDLMDEAQMPIEVEEIEDLMN, encoded by the coding sequence ATGAAGTACACACAACTTGACAGTTCAATATTTGTTGAAAATAGAAAAAGATTTACTGAAAAACTCAAACCCGGCAGCATTGCTATCATTACCTCCAACTACGAATACTCTTGGAACGGTGATGCTACGCATAAATTCAAACAAAACTCAGACTTATTTTGGTTGACAGGAATTGATCAAGAAGATTCATTTTTAGTCCTTTTCCCGGACTGCCCAATCACTGAATACAAAGAGGCTCTTTTTTTGGTAGAGACCAATGCTTCCATTGCCACTTGGAACGGACATAAATATACACAAGAAGAAGCTTTCGAAACTTCCGGAATTAAAAATGTATTTTGGAATGACAATTTCCCTGAAAAACTGCGTGCAGTAATCAATATGGCAGAATACGTGTATCTATCAATCAATGAAAACGATCGCTACACTTTCAATTCGCCTTACAAACCATTGGACTTTGCCTATAGCCTGAAAAGAATGTTTCCCTTGCACAAGTACGAACGTGCCGCACCTATTCTTCAACGTTTGCGTTCACTCAAATCAGAAAAAGAGTTGGCAATCATGCGTCAAGCGGTAGCCATACACAAAAAAGCTTTATTAAGGGTATTAAAATTTGTTAAGCCCGGTGTGGGTGAATGGGAGATAGAGGCAGAGTTAATTCACGAGTTTATTAGAAACCGAGGCAATGGACACTCGTTTTCACCTATTGTAGCAAGCGGTCCCTCTGCTTGTGTGTTACATTATGTTGAAAATAATAAAGTATGTGAAGATGGACATTTACTATTGCTTGACACCGGATGTGATTATGCAAATTATGCCAGTGACATGACACGTTGTATGCCCATCAACGGTCGTTTCAGCCCCAGACAAAAGCAAGTTTACAACGCAGTTTTAACCGTGATGCGTCAGGCAAGAGAATTGCTCAAACCGGGCACCATGCTTATGGAATATCACAAAGAAGTGGGTGTCTTGATGGAAAAACAACTGGTTGACTTGGGACTGTTAACCATGAATGACATTCACAATCAAGACCTTAACAATCCTGCATATAAAAAATATTTTATGCACGGAACCTCTCACTTCCTTGGCATTGATGTGCATGATGTAGGAATGCGTTATGAACCCATGCAAGCGGGGATGACTTTTAGCTGCGAGCCCGGCATTTATATCAAAGAAGAAGGGATTGGAGTGAGAATCGAAAATGAGATTTTGATTGGCAAAGAAAAATTCACCGATCTCATGGATGAAGCTCAAATGCCAATTGAAGTCGAAGAGATTGAAGATTTGATGAATTAA
- the bamD gene encoding outer membrane protein assembly factor BamD yields the protein MPLHFILNKFYLFIFGLSAIVIAGCSSNSKIAKSGTPDEKYELAKIYYKKGSYERALPIFQELMGKFRESNKVEEIYYYIAYCFYGMGDFETAASHFYNFTESFYNSSKTEECFFMYCMCQYYASDPPYLDQSLTTRAIENFQLFLNLFPTSKYREEANQNIDNLRRKLKQKAFDNAMIYYKMEDYKAAIVTFTVCLETYPDIEEKEEIEFLIFKSAYKYASLSIREKQIERYTDAMKYYEEYVSNYPNSTSSFFKEAANLKDKISDNINKLNK from the coding sequence ATGCCTCTGCACTTCATTTTAAATAAGTTTTATCTTTTTATATTCGGGTTGTCAGCCATTGTGATTGCGGGCTGTTCATCCAATAGCAAAATAGCCAAATCGGGCACTCCTGATGAAAAATATGAATTGGCTAAAATCTACTATAAAAAAGGCTCTTATGAGCGAGCACTCCCTATTTTTCAGGAATTGATGGGCAAATTCAGGGAGTCCAACAAAGTAGAGGAAATTTATTATTACATCGCCTACTGTTTTTATGGAATGGGAGATTTTGAAACAGCTGCCAGCCATTTTTATAACTTTACAGAATCCTTTTATAACAGCAGCAAGACAGAGGAATGTTTTTTCATGTATTGCATGTGTCAATACTACGCCTCCGACCCTCCGTACCTTGACCAGAGTTTGACAACAAGAGCCATAGAAAACTTCCAACTCTTTCTTAATTTATTTCCGACAAGCAAATATCGAGAAGAAGCCAATCAAAACATAGACAATCTCAGACGAAAACTTAAGCAAAAAGCCTTTGACAATGCCATGATTTATTATAAGATGGAAGACTACAAGGCTGCCATTGTTACTTTTACAGTATGTCTGGAGACCTATCCTGATATTGAAGAAAAAGAAGAAATTGAGTTTTTGATTTTTAAGAGTGCATACAAATATGCCTCATTGAGCATCAGAGAGAAGCAAATAGAACGTTACACAGATGCCATGAAGTACTATGAAGAATATGTTTCCAACTATCCAAACAGCACAAGCAGCTTTTTTAAGGAAGCCGCTAATTTGAAAGATAAAATATCAGATAACATTAATAAATTAAACAAATAA
- a CDS encoding DNA-directed RNA polymerase subunit omega yields MSLSEIQKKSRETAEAWDIRQLDKDTKNIYKTLAIVSKRSNQLTVQIKEELTKKLESFAAEHDNLEEIFENREQIEISTYYEKLPKPTLMALEEFVEDKIYYRAPETNSDGF; encoded by the coding sequence ATGAGCTTATCAGAAATTCAAAAAAAATCAAGAGAAACCGCAGAAGCCTGGGATATTCGCCAACTTGACAAAGACACAAAGAATATTTACAAAACGCTTGCGATTGTATCTAAAAGATCTAATCAACTGACCGTTCAGATTAAGGAAGAATTAACCAAAAAGTTAGAATCCTTTGCTGCAGAACACGACAATTTGGAAGAGATTTTTGAAAACAGAGAACAGATTGAGATTTCTACTTATTACGAAAAACTGCCAAAACCTACCTTGATGGCTTTGGAAGAATTTGTAGAAGACAAAATCTACTACAGAGCACCCGAAACCAACTCGGATGGATTTTAA
- the coaBC gene encoding bifunctional phosphopantothenoylcysteine decarboxylase/phosphopantothenate--cysteine ligase CoaBC — protein sequence MDFKGKRIIIGITSSIAAYKAAFLVRELVKSNAEVQVIMTKDATAFVTPLTLSTLSKRPVYIDFFKPENGEWTNHVELGLWADIMLIAPATANTLAKMATGICDNLLLATYLSAKCPVFFAPAMDLDMYAHLTTKDNIQTLINHGNHLIPAVNGELASGLYGEGRMAEPADILNILQNYFNPTLKGKHILVTAGPTYEKIDPVRFIGNFSSGKMGFAIAQAFAEKGAIVNLVSGTTGIKANHANIKVHSIVSADEMFDKCMKLLSKSDYIVMSAAVADFKPKSIAKIKIKKEKSDFDTIELIPNKDILFEMGKKKTTKQILVGFALEDRNEIANAKAKIKKKNLDFIVLNSMNDKGAGFGSDTNKVTLIDKKSKTIELPLASKNEIARQLVELITQ from the coding sequence ATGGATTTTAAGGGAAAACGAATCATCATTGGAATTACTTCCAGCATAGCCGCCTACAAAGCGGCTTTTCTCGTTAGGGAGCTTGTCAAATCAAATGCAGAAGTGCAGGTGATTATGACCAAAGATGCAACAGCCTTTGTTACACCCCTAACCTTATCAACCTTATCCAAAAGACCTGTTTATATAGATTTCTTCAAACCGGAAAATGGTGAATGGACAAATCATGTCGAGTTGGGTTTGTGGGCAGACATTATGCTCATAGCTCCAGCTACTGCCAATACATTGGCTAAAATGGCAACCGGAATTTGCGATAACCTATTGTTGGCAACCTATCTATCTGCAAAATGTCCCGTATTCTTTGCCCCCGCAATGGATTTGGACATGTATGCACACCTTACAACCAAAGACAATATCCAAACACTCATAAACCACGGCAATCATCTGATTCCGGCAGTTAACGGTGAACTTGCGAGTGGTTTGTATGGAGAAGGCAGAATGGCTGAACCGGCTGATATTCTTAATATCCTGCAAAATTATTTTAATCCTACTTTAAAGGGTAAGCACATATTAGTAACTGCGGGACCTACTTATGAAAAGATTGACCCTGTACGCTTTATTGGCAACTTCTCCAGTGGCAAAATGGGATTTGCTATTGCGCAAGCATTTGCAGAAAAAGGAGCAATCGTCAACTTAGTCAGCGGCACAACCGGCATCAAAGCTAATCACGCAAATATCAAGGTGCACAGCATTGTGTCGGCTGATGAAATGTTTGACAAGTGTATGAAACTTTTATCCAAATCGGATTACATTGTGATGTCTGCAGCAGTGGCGGATTTCAAGCCTAAATCTATTGCAAAGATAAAAATCAAAAAAGAAAAGTCTGATTTTGATACCATTGAACTGATTCCCAACAAGGACATTCTATTTGAAATGGGAAAAAAGAAGACCACAAAGCAGATTCTAGTAGGTTTTGCACTGGAAGATAGAAACGAAATTGCCAATGCAAAAGCAAAAATAAAGAAGAAAAATTTGGATTTTATTGTGCTTAACTCTATGAATGACAAAGGCGCAGGCTTTGGCTCCGACACCAATAAAGTTACGCTTATAGATAAAAAATCAAAAACAATAGAGTTGCCATTGGCTAGTAAAAATGAAATTGCACGACAACTCGTTGAATTAATTACACAATGA